The following proteins come from a genomic window of Streptomyces sp. NBC_01716:
- a CDS encoding TetR/AcrR family transcriptional regulator — MTAPHGRTGRPPLTEARKTEIRREIARAAVDLFVTQGVTSTTGEQIGRAVGLSARTVWRYFPSKESCVTPLFSEGIDTIAAFLREWPPGQSLEEAVGRWLVAAPGIAGGPDRTTVGALVRLTRTEPGLRAVWLQTYDEAEPAFARALAERAGLPPADLRVTIRAAMFNAALRAAVEHYAWRGDHARGERTSAETELETTLREALAVAAEGID, encoded by the coding sequence ATGACCGCACCCCATGGCCGTACGGGACGACCGCCCCTGACCGAGGCGCGCAAGACCGAGATCCGACGGGAGATCGCCCGGGCCGCGGTGGACCTGTTCGTCACCCAGGGCGTCACGTCCACGACCGGAGAGCAGATCGGCAGGGCCGTCGGGCTGTCGGCGCGCACCGTGTGGCGCTACTTCCCGAGCAAGGAGAGCTGCGTGACACCGCTGTTCTCCGAAGGCATCGACACGATCGCCGCCTTCCTGCGCGAGTGGCCGCCCGGGCAGTCCCTGGAAGAGGCCGTGGGCCGATGGCTCGTGGCGGCGCCCGGCATCGCCGGCGGCCCCGACCGCACCACCGTCGGCGCCCTGGTCCGGCTCACCCGGACTGAACCCGGACTGCGCGCCGTCTGGCTCCAGACCTACGACGAGGCCGAGCCGGCCTTCGCCCGCGCCCTCGCCGAGCGGGCCGGACTGCCGCCCGCCGACCTGCGCGTGACGATCCGTGCGGCGATGTTCAACGCGGCCCTGCGCGCGGCGGTCGAACACTACGCCTGGCGCGGCGACCACGCGCGAGGTGAACGCACGTCAGCGGAGACCGAGTTGGAGACGACCCTGCGCGAAGCCCTCGCTGTCGCAGCGGAAGGGATCGATTAG
- a CDS encoding ABC transporter permease — MRRHWSLFTTASRYALIGHARNRFAMLLVVLYIPVWIALAYVTIPDRPAPFRLRATGEVLTPPGNHLTQITGALNAVTLIAGFMMFAATFTGGAFDRRLAMAGYPRHHLVLAKLSALTLVCAAVAAYATAAAGFAWSPRQPLMLAAALFCAALTYGALGVVFGSVLRREVEGMFAILMISIIDVALQNPLSSSGSDSAVVRFLPSYGAVQASMSAAFSTAPVAQGLAIQSLWLLGAALAAFMVFRRRTRDALPARSHSAYGPTDRRATGRPA, encoded by the coding sequence ATGAGGCGACACTGGTCCCTGTTCACCACGGCCTCCCGGTACGCGCTGATCGGTCACGCCCGCAACCGGTTCGCGATGCTGCTGGTGGTGCTGTACATCCCGGTGTGGATCGCCCTGGCCTACGTGACCATTCCCGACCGGCCGGCACCGTTCCGGCTGCGGGCCACGGGCGAGGTGCTGACCCCGCCCGGCAATCACCTCACCCAGATCACCGGCGCGCTGAACGCGGTCACCCTGATCGCCGGGTTCATGATGTTCGCCGCCACCTTCACGGGCGGTGCCTTCGACCGGCGCCTGGCCATGGCGGGGTACCCGCGTCATCACCTGGTCCTCGCCAAACTCTCCGCGCTCACCCTGGTCTGCGCCGCCGTCGCGGCATACGCCACGGCCGCCGCCGGCTTCGCCTGGTCCCCCCGACAGCCCCTCATGCTCGCCGCCGCGCTGTTCTGCGCGGCCCTGACCTACGGCGCGCTCGGAGTGGTGTTCGGCTCGGTGCTCCGCCGCGAGGTGGAGGGGATGTTCGCCATCCTGATGATCAGCATCATCGACGTCGCCCTGCAGAACCCCCTGTCCAGCTCCGGGTCGGACAGCGCCGTCGTGCGCTTCCTGCCGTCGTACGGAGCCGTGCAGGCCAGCATGTCCGCGGCCTTCTCCACCGCGCCGGTGGCCCAGGGCCTCGCGATCCAGTCGCTCTGGCTCCTGGGGGCGGCGCTGGCCGCGTTCATGGTCTTCCGCCGGCGTACCCGCGACGCACTCCCGGCGCGGTCGCACAGCGCGTACGGCCCAACTGACCGGCGGGCCACCGGCCGTCCGGCCTGA
- a CDS encoding ABC transporter ATP-binding protein — protein sequence MDVTDVHHSYRQHAVLRGAGLQLRPGVLAGIVGENGAGKTTLLRILAGELRPDRGSVHHNGRFGYCPQSVVLDDSFTVRQHLDLFRHAFGLADLRRAEEVMETLAFTEYLDQRAGLLSGGSRQKLNLTLALMHDPDVLLLDEPYQGFDWETYLRFWELATRLRDAGRSVLVVSHLAYDTERLDQLWRLEDGRLQRQDRYSEAAA from the coding sequence ATGGACGTCACAGATGTGCACCACTCCTACCGGCAGCACGCCGTTCTCCGGGGCGCCGGCCTCCAACTGCGGCCCGGGGTCCTCGCCGGGATCGTCGGCGAGAACGGCGCCGGCAAGACGACGCTGCTGAGGATCCTCGCCGGTGAACTCCGGCCGGACCGGGGCTCGGTGCACCACAACGGCAGGTTCGGCTACTGCCCGCAGTCCGTGGTCCTGGACGACTCCTTCACCGTCCGCCAGCACCTGGACTTGTTCCGGCACGCCTTCGGACTGGCGGACCTGCGGCGAGCCGAGGAAGTGATGGAGACCCTGGCCTTCACCGAGTACCTCGACCAGCGCGCGGGTCTGCTCAGCGGCGGCTCACGGCAGAAGCTGAACCTGACCCTCGCGCTCATGCACGACCCGGACGTGCTGCTGCTCGACGAGCCCTACCAGGGCTTCGACTGGGAGACGTACCTGCGCTTCTGGGAACTGGCGACAAGGCTGCGCGACGCCGGACGCTCGGTGCTGGTCGTCTCGCACCTCGCGTACGACACCGAGCGGCTGGACCAGTTGTGGCGCCTGGAGGACGGGCGCCTCCAGCGCCAGGACCGGTACTCGGAGGCGGCCGCATGA
- a CDS encoding SDR family NAD(P)-dependent oxidoreductase has product MAGTFDGRGVIVTGAGSGIGRSTALAFAAEGARVLIADLNAGGAASTVEAIEKSGGTAVAVTGDLGEQAVVDQVTRTAIERFGSVDVLVNNAGIMDGMTALADVTDAEWERVLRVNLTAPFLLTRAVLPHMLAAGEGAIVNTASEAGLRGSAAGAAYTASKHGVVGLTKNLAVMYRKQGIRANAIAPGGTATGIVHSADPAAHGPSALGPHFVNLGRLAQPEEQAAAILFLASDAARNINGAILPVDDGWAAV; this is encoded by the coding sequence GTGGCCGGCACATTCGACGGACGCGGCGTCATTGTCACCGGAGCGGGATCGGGGATAGGCCGCTCCACCGCCCTGGCCTTCGCCGCCGAGGGCGCCCGGGTGCTGATCGCGGACCTCAACGCCGGGGGCGCCGCGTCGACGGTCGAGGCCATCGAGAAGTCGGGTGGCACAGCCGTCGCCGTCACCGGCGACCTGGGCGAGCAGGCCGTCGTGGACCAGGTGACGCGGACCGCGATCGAGCGCTTCGGCAGCGTGGACGTCCTGGTGAACAACGCCGGGATCATGGACGGGATGACAGCGCTGGCGGATGTGACCGACGCGGAGTGGGAGCGTGTCCTCCGAGTCAACCTGACCGCGCCCTTCCTGCTCACCCGCGCCGTGCTGCCGCACATGCTGGCGGCCGGCGAGGGCGCCATCGTCAACACCGCCTCCGAGGCCGGCCTGCGGGGCAGCGCGGCGGGCGCCGCATACACGGCCTCGAAGCACGGCGTGGTGGGACTGACCAAGAACCTCGCGGTGATGTACCGCAAACAGGGCATTCGCGCGAACGCCATCGCCCCGGGCGGCACCGCCACCGGCATCGTCCACAGTGCCGACCCGGCCGCACACGGCCCCTCGGCACTCGGCCCCCACTTCGTCAACCTCGGTCGCCTGGCTCAGCCCGAGGAACAGGCCGCAGCCATCCTGTTCCTCGCCTCGGACGCGGCGAGGAACATCAACGGAGCGATCCTGCCGGTGGACGACGGATGGGCCGCGGTGTGA